One stretch of Chaetodon auriga isolate fChaAug3 chromosome 18, fChaAug3.hap1, whole genome shotgun sequence DNA includes these proteins:
- the LOC143336547 gene encoding uncharacterized protein LOC143336547, translating into MRLLLLSLIRAGVKGDDGLMFQRGYDITFPCEEDAVCFHIWHFSTSQTSDHIAIVSNGEIQTAKSEDEDSKCTLTLKDLTAEDVGRHRCQQRPDVFSPRSPPSSTPEVNVMPGKMVSLQCILLTYVELGHCNKQLQQVSLTWVDEAGAEIQEDSQHQIKRESACDVTLTITFQSPENKKFRCQATVDGQVQTSVELRVRVPALKGRGRGFVIEPEPENQGGNHDAVAVAVGVVGCVVLTALVAAFAVKNRRRTRNRLQEESCYTTRINNITNADDVVYAEVILPVGSDLQVHEHEDTEYACVRYLPAL; encoded by the exons AtgaggctgctgttgttgtctttgaTCAGAGCAG GTGTAAAAGGAGACGATGGTCTGATGTTTCAACGGGGCTACGATATTACATTTCCATGTGAAGAAGACGCAGTGTGCTTTCATATATGGCACTTCAGCACAAGCCAAACAAGTGATCACATAGCCATAGTCAGTAATGGAGAGATCCAGACAGCCAAATCAGAGGATGAGGACTCAAAATGCACCTTGACACTCAAAGACCTCACAGCCGAGGATGTTGGACGCCATCGCTGCCAACAAAGGCCAGATGTCTTCTCTCCTCGCAGCC cccCTTCTTCCACCCCAGAGGTAAACGTCATGCCTGGCAAAATGGTGTCGCTGCAGTGTATTCTCCTCACCTACGTAGAGCTGGGACACTGCAATAAACAGCTACAGCAGGTCAGCCTGACGTGGGTGGATGAAGCCGGCGCTGAGATACAAGAGGACTCACAACATCAGATAAAACGGGAGTCTGCTTGTGATGTAACTCTGACTATCACTTTTCAAAGTCCTGAAAACAAGAAGTTTAGATGCCAGGCGACTGTGGATGGACAAGTGCAGACTTCAGTGGAGTTGCGTGTCAGAGTTCCAG CTCtcaaagggagaggaagaggattcGTCATAGAACCAGAACCTGAAAATCAAG gtggCAACCATGATGCTGTTGCCGTGGCTGTGGGGGTGGTGGGATGTGTGGTTTTGACAGCGTTGGTTGCAGCATTTGCTgtgaagaacagaagaagaacaa GAAACCGGCTGCAGGAGGAGTCTTGTTACACGACCCGCATCAACAAC atcaCAAATGCAGACGATGTGGTCTACGCTGAGGTTATTCTACCTGTTGGCTCTGACCTGCAGGTTCATGAGCATGAGGACACTGAATACGCCTGTGTCCGGTACTTGCCTGCTTTGTGA
- the vrtn gene encoding vertnin: MIQRKEVVLSVLGELQEATESSGLDALTRVALGVDQVLAPFQLPMSPCQDFPEWAGVDDMAHGLYPADAPVDLLPLNCKGEGNLLFDAVSLLLVGNTELSLELQVRTVVEMVLWKRYYLSGMIDSKMMLQAVRFSLCAEESEDMLNLPVTVLEAIFDADVKASCFPGSYANMWHVYALSSVLQFNIYSIYPMFNLKIRPYFNRVIRPRTRPNDSEPLTLHVMWSGELQSESLFRPNHFVALVQTSDLTFGSPSSERRESPIESEEMLSQDSQLSYPSLKDKYNITKRTFYRWKRQTQEHCKKSAARYEAKYFLQACYLEGKLIPLHQFKEFFPEISRSSYYNWKHELLKTGGIFSTASSTGEISPGESTEQEAWSSPEAKQDEPDHHDSVASMFGLSLGKLDLERAHNVAHMQEAKRCLQNCIAMNTSLPFRVFKRNFPGISRSTYYNWRREAMRFNRGYKGSGGSSEDSSDADKSQSPKSLSPVMPNTNHPVFPRTRICRLRHKSFRLAYMSKKQLRDAAKLHVQKSKWSLTKFKLKFPSMSPCFYWLWRSSQNRKKKRVAQSADVRLHESLDNTATENKALETRMENQHVLQFVESPKYLQSSSMLPFDAPNSKLTLHGKAPIDEQMFAMDVIALANFKAKAKLFLQKRFEEKSFPTFKEFRSYFPFTPRSTYYMWKRALHHGVSLVHG, encoded by the exons ATGATTCAAAGGAAGGAGGTCGTGCTGTCTGTTCTGGGGGAGCTCCAGGAGGCCACAGAGAGCTCTGGCCTGGACGCTCTGACCAGAGTGGCCCTGGGGGTGGACCAGGTCCTCGCTCCTTTCCAGCTCCCCATGAGCCCCTGTCAGGATTTCCCTGAGTGGGCAGGCGTGGATGACATGGCGCATGGCCTGTATCCAGCTGATGCGCCAGTGGACCTCCTTCCTCTAAACTGCAAGGGAGAGGGCAACTTACTGTTTGATGCAGTTAGCCTGCTATTAGTGGGCAACACTGAACTTAGCTTGGAGCTACAG GTACGGACAGTGGTGGAAATGGTGCTATGGAAGAGATACTACCTGTCTGGGATGATTGATTCAAAAATGATGCTTCAGGCTGTTCGCTTCAGTCTCTGTGCCGAAGAGTCTGAGGACATGCTCAACCTGCCTGTAACAGTCTTGGAGGCCATCTTCGATGCGGATGTCAAAGCGTCCTGCTTCCCTGGCTCCTACGCCAACATGTGGCACGTGTACGCCCTGTCATCAGTCCTGCAGTTTAACATCTACTCCATCTACCCCATGTTCAACCTAAAGATCCGACCCTATTTCAACCGTGTCATACGTCCAAGGACCCGGCCTAATGACTCTGAGCCGCTGACCCTCCATGTCATGTGGTCTGGCGAGCTGCAGTCTGAGTCATTGTTCAGGCCAAATCATTTTGTGGCACTAGTCCAGACGAGTGACCTCACGTTTGGAAGCCCCAGTAGCGAGCGGAGGGAGTCGCCGATCGAGAGCGAGGAGATGCTGAGCCAGGACTCACAGCTTTCGTACCCAAGTCTGAAGGACAAGTACAACATCACCAAGAGGACTTTCTACCGCTGGAAGAGACAGACGCAGGAGCACTGCAAAAAGTCAGCAGCCAGGTATGAGGCAAAGTATTTCCTGCAGGCATGCTACTTGGAGGGCAAGCTCATCCCTCTGCACCAATTCAAAGAGTTTTTCCCTGAAATCTCAAGGTCGTCGTACTATAACTGGAAGCATGAGCTCCTGAAAACTGGAGGAATCTTCTCCACTGCATCATCGACTGGAGAGATCAGTCCTGGAGAGAGTACTGAACAGGAGGCCTGGTCGTCACCTGAAGCTAAGCAGGACGAGCCTGACCACCATGACAGTGTGGCCAGCATGTTTGGCCTCAGCCTTGGCAAGCTGGATCTGGAGCGGGCCCATAATGTAGCTCATATGCAAGAAGCTAAGCGATGTCTGCAGAATTGCATTGCCATGAACACCTCCCTCCCCTTCAGGGTCTTCAAAAGAAATTTCCCAGGGATCTCCAGATCAACCTACTACAACTGGAGGAGAGAAGCCATGCGGTTCAACAGAGGTTACAAAGGCAGCGGTGGCAGCAGTGAGGACAGCTCAGATGCTGACAAGAGCCAAAGTCCAAAAAGCCTTTCACCAGTAATGCCAAACACCAACCATCCTGTCTTTCCCAGAACAAGAATCTGCAGGCTGAGACACAAAAGCTTCAGGCTGGCGTACATGAGTAAAAAGCAGCTCCGAGATGCTGCAAAACTGCATGTCCAGAAGTCCAAATGGTCCCTGACAAAGTTCAAGCTCAAGTTCCCGTCCATGTCCCCTTGTTTCTACTGGCTGTGGCGCAGCAGTCAGAACCGCAAGAAGAAGAGAGTTGCACAGAGTGCAGACGTTCGCCTTCATGAGAGTCTTGACAACACTGCTACAGAAAACAAGGCCCTGGAGACGAGGATGGAGAATCAGCATGTGCTCCAGTTTGTTGAGAGTCCTAAATATCTACAGAGCTCCTCCATGCTCCCCTTCGATGCACCAAATTCAAAGCTAACCCTTCACGGCAAGGCACCGATAGATGAGCAGATGTTTGCAATGGATGTTATTGCTCTGGCTAACTTCAAGGCCAAGGCCAAGCTGTTCCTGCAGAAACGCTTTGAGGAGAAATCCTTCCCCACGTTTAAAGAGTTCAGGTCTTACTTCCCCTTTACCCCACGCTCCACATACTACATGTGGAAGCGAGCTTTGCATCATGGGGTGTCACTGGTTCATGGGTAA